From Piscinibacter gummiphilus:
GTGGCCGTGCCACCTTCTACCGCGCCTTGCCCGTGCCGCTTCGCGCCGCCTTCTACGCCGCCCTCGTGTTCCTCACGCTCATGGGCATGGCCAACGCCCGCAGCGCGTTCATCTACTTCCAGTTCTGACCATGGGCCTCCTGAAAACGATTCTGCTCGGGCGCAGCGCCAAGATCGTGCTGTGGGTCATCTTGTGGCTGGCCCTGGCCGATGTGGCCGTCAACGTCGCCTTCGGCTCGCGTTCAGCACGGCAAACCACCCTCGGCCGCTACTTCGAATATGGCCGCTCGGTGGAAGGCAAACTGGCCGAGGCCCTCAAGGAAGAACGCAAGAAAGGCTCGCTCCTGAGCGCCGGCTGGATCGACCCCGAGCTCTTGAAATCGGTCTCGTGGGACCGCAACGAAGGCACCGACCTGACGGTGGCCGTGTACGGCCAGTCGTTCTCGATGCAGGCCACCAACGCAGCCGTGGCGCTCGACGGGAAGATCACCTTGCGCGGCTTCGGCGGCCCGGGCGCACCGCCCAATCATTCCTATGCGGGCTACACGGCCGACACGCCGTTCCGCAAGGCCGACGTGGTGGTGTTCGGCGTGCTTTCGGCGAGCGTGCCCGACATGGGCTCGATATCCGGCCTGCTCTGGCAGTTCGAGAGCCCGGCGCCCTTCACCTTTCCGCGCTACCGCCTGGCGGGCACTCAGCTGACAGAGGTCACGCCCCTGATCCGCAGCGAGAACCAGTTCCGCCAGGCGTTCGGAAAAGAGGAGTGGCGCCAGTTCAAGCAGCAGCTGGCCACCAGCGACCGCGGCTACGACTGGTTCGTCTTCGACCAGTCACCGCTCGACCGTTCAGCGATCGTTCGCCTCGTGCGCCGCGGCTGGGTGGCGCACCACGAGTCCTACGACCAGGGCGTCTACGATTCACACAAAGGCTTCAACACGGAATCGGACGAAGTTCGCGTGCTGAAAGAGATGCTGGTCGATCTGCAGCGCCGCACACAGCAGCGCGGCGAACGGCTGATCGTGCTGCTGCTGCACACGCGAGGCCAGTCGGATCACCTGGCGCAGGCGATCGAACCCACGCTGAAGGCCGCGAAGATCGACTACATCAGCACCCACACGCTGTTCTCCGCCAACGACCCGACCAATTTCCTGCCCGACGGTCACTACGTGCCCACCACCAACCAGAAGCTTGCCACCGTGCTGGCCAGCAAGCTCCGTGGCCGAAACACCGATCGATAGACATACTCTCGCTCACACCATGCCGACAACCGTGCCCCAAATGCTCTACATCGCACCCGGCGACCCGTGGGACCGCTGGACCAACTCCGGCACCACGGTGGCGCTGATCGAGGGGCTGCAACGAAACGGTCGGCTCTTCGGCGCCCTGAGTCGCTTCGACACCGACCTCAAGGAGTTGCACGGCCGCAGCGCGACCCGCCAGTTGATGCGGCGCTTGCAGCGCAAGCTGGGGCACGCACATCAGCCGACGGACGACTCGTTGGCTACCGACGAGACAAGCCCGCTGCTCGCGCCCCTGCTGCGCAAGCTGCCCGAAGGCAGCTGGGTGATGTACCACTACGCCATTCCCAAGATCGACCGCTCGCTGCCCATCAAGCGCGTGTTGTTCCAGGACATGACGGTCGACGACGCCGTGCGCGCCGGCGGCTTCGGCTGGGGCTCACGCACGAAAGAGCAGATCGACGCAAGCCGGGCAGAGATCATCCAGGCCAACAAGGATGCGGACGCGATCGTGTCCTTCGGCAGCTTCGTGGCAGACACCATGCACGCGCAGTACGGCATCCCGAAGAGCAAGGTGTTCGCGTTGGGGGGCGGCCCCATCCGCCGCTGGGATCATCCGGTGCCGGCAGACCTCGCGCGCTACAAGAAGCGACAGATCCTCTTTTGCGGGCGCGCGTGGGAGCGCAAGGGCGGGCCCGTCCTGATCGAGGCGTTCCGCAAGGTTCGCCGCGAGTTGCCCGATGCCACGCTCACCGTGGTGAGCGCCGGCGCGCCCCCGCTCAACGAACCGGGCGTGGAGCAATTCGGGCATGCGAGCGACGAGAAGCTGCACGAGCTGTACGCCACCGCGTCGCTCTTCTGCATGCCCAGCATCTGCGAGTCGTGGGGGCTGGTCTATGTCGAGGCCGCCGCCCATGGCCTGCCGACGGCCAACTGGAGCAACTGGGCATTGCCCGACATCGTCGACCACAACGTGACCGGCGTGCTGAGCGACAGGCACGACGTCGACGGCCTTGCCGAAGCCATCATCGAAGCGCTGCGCGATCCAAAGCACCTGATGGACATGGGTCAGAACGCCGTCAAGCGTGTCCGTGACGTGCTGGATTGGCCCCACTGCGTGGACCGCCTGCTGGCAGCCACCATGCCCGACGCGCTGCAAGGGCGCGAGCCGGTGTGGATGCGGCCGAGATAACGATCTACCGCTGGAAAAGCAAACGGCCGGAGCGATCCGGCCGCTTGCTTTTGGAGGAGCGCAGTGTCAGCGGGCGCAGACACCGGTGGTCGCCGCCGAGCCGGTCACCACCACGTTGTTGCTGACCGTCGCACCTGGAGACAGGATGTTGGTGACGTAGCCCGAGGAACCGCTCGAGACACGGCAGACGGTGTTGTTCCGCACGACCGCGTTGCCATCGGCCTCGTCACCGTTGACGACCACGCCGCCGGCGCCAATCATGAAGCTGTTGAGCACGCCGCCCGTGGTGTTGATGGACACGTTGTCCTCGACCACGATGCCAGGCGCGGATTGCACCACGACTGCACTGCCGCCGTTGATCAGCTTGTTGTTGCGCACGATGGCGTTGCGGAACCACTCGGGCGTCGAGTAGCCCTGGGTGATGGACATCAGGTAGCAGCTGGGTGCAGAAGCGTCCTGCTCGATGGTGTTGCCTTCGATCAGCAGGCCGTCGATCTGGCCGTGGAACGTCATGTTGCCGCCGGTGCAGGTGCCGTTGAGCACCGAGTTGCGCACATAGCGGTTGTTGCGCAGGGTGATGTTGTGGCCGCCACCGATGTAGGTGCCGTGGTCGAAGATGCTGCCGCTGAAGTTGTTGGCTTCGAACAGGTTGCCCTCGATCAGCATGTTGTCGTAGTGACCCAGCAGGCCCATCGCACGGTTGTGGTGGACGTTGTTGTTGCGCAGGGTGATGCCCGACACGCCGTACGGAGCGCCATCGTTCGAGTTGATGGCGATGCGGAAACCGGTGATCTCGTTGTTCTCGAGGACCACGTCGCGCACGTTCTGGATGAACCAGAAAGCCCACTCGGCCGTGCCCATGCCGTCGAGCTTGAGGTTGCGAACCACGTAACCGCCGTCGTTGCTGGTATTGCCCCAGCCACCCCCGACGTTGAACATGTTGTTCGCACCGAGGCGCAACAACGGAGCGACACCCGTGCCGTAGGCATCGAAGGTCAGCGGCGCTGCGGCCGTGGTGTTGGGGTTCTCCAGCATCAAGGTGAAGTTCGCCCATGCGCCACCGCGGTTGAACAGCAGGCGGGTGCCGGCAGGCAGCGCGTTGACGTTGATGCCGGACAGGTTCTGCTTCGGCGCCGCCTGGGTGCCGGGGTTGCTGTTGCTGCCCGGGACGCAGCCAGCGGCAGCGCCAGCTTGGCAATCGGAGAAGTAGTAGGTCGGCGCTGCGCCAGGGGCGGGAGCCGGTGCGGGACTCGGCGCTGGTGCTGGGCTCGGTGCCGGAGCAGGACTCGGTGCCGGAGCAGGACTCGGTGCTGGAGCAGGACTCGGTGCGGGAGCAGGACTCGGAGCCGGAGCCGGACCGGGTGCGGGCGCCGGGGCAGGGCCGGGAGCGGGCGCCGGATTCGGCGCAGGAGGCGTCGGCGAGGTCACCGGGGGGATCGGGGTCCCGCTCGTCTCGTTGACATCACCACCGGCACCACAGCCGGCAAGAGAGGCCAGAGCAGCAACCGAGAACCAGAGCGTGGTCGTCTTGAGCGCCGTTTTGCGTGCAGTCATATTCTGTGTTTCTCGCAGCCGTCTCGATGGCGGACGACGTTGCAGATTGCATGCCGGCGGTTTCAGCCTCGAATCTTGACCAGTTTGGTCACGACTCTCAGAGAGGTCGCCAGCCCTAGGCTGATGGGCTGACATTATTCGGGCGGACAGTGCCGCTCACGCGGCGCAATTGTCGCAAGAGGTAAACAGGCTCAAGCGCCCAGTCTGCGGGCGATAGCCTGCCCTCACATCGCTGGATGGCTCGGTTTTACGAGAGCGATGCCTTCCCGGTCATCGGCGTTTGGGCGCATTCCTCGGCCGCGCGCTTCTTGCCCACGAGCAAGGCTCTTCGTTGGTACGCGCGCAGGAAGGCCCGGAACTCCGGGTCCTGGTAGCGCGGCTTGCCCTGCAGGAAGCTGTAGATCCAACCCCAGAGGATGGTCAGCTGGCCCAGCACATAGGGCTTCTGGTTCAGGCGCGACACGACGCTGGCCGTGAGGAACAGCAGGCCAGTGCCCATGTAGTACTGGCCGTAGCCCTGGCGGTAGCGGCCGGTGTAGATGCCCTTGTGGCTGGCGCCCATGGTGCGCAGGTGCACGAAGCGCAGCTCGGGCTCGTCCCAGCTGATGGCCGTCCAGCCTTTCATGCGGCACTTGTGGCCGTCGATGCCGTCCCAGCCGACTTCACGCACGAAGCCGCCGATGTCCTTGAAGCACGACACGCGGTAGAACTTGGTCATGCCCAGCGAGTTCTCGTCGCCGTGGCGCTCGCTGATGAGCTCGCCGTTCTCTTCGAGGTACGCCTTGCCGCTGCAGGTGCCCAGGCGCGGGTTGGCGGCCATGCGGTCGACGAGGATCTCGAAGTAGCGCGGCGGCAGGCGCAGGTCGAGGTCGAGCTTGCAGACGAAGTCGTAGTCGTCGGGGATGATGGCGGCGTAACCGCTGTAGAACGCATCGACCACGCCAGGCCCCACCGCACGGTGGCCGCGATCGGCACGCGTCACGATCTCGATCCACTCGTGCTTGTTCGCATACTCCTTGAGAATCTCTGGCGTCTCGTCGGTCGAGCCGTCGTCGACGATCACCCACTTGGTCGGACGCAGCGACTGCGCGACCACGGTGTCGAGCGTCTGTCGCATGTAGTCGGCTTCGTTGCGACACGGCGAAATCAACACGTACTTGGCGGGCTTCTCACGCATGGCGGCTTTCATGGGGTGATCATGTGCACTTCGATCCCCCTGTACACAGGGGGAAGTCACAGCAAGGGCTTGCTGGCAACATGCCGCATCGCCTGCGACAGTCAGTGCCTCGAAATTGTAGACAGCGCAGGCTGTGCGACACCCCCGCAACTCGGGCGGTTCACGCACCTCCAACCCGCGAGAAACAGTGACTTCGCGCACGACAATCGCCACCCAACACCAGCGGAGTAGAACGAGTGAAAGTAACGATCATCGGGACGGGCTATGTGGGTCTCGTCACGGGCGCCTGCTTGTCGGAGATGGGCAACCACGTGGTGTGCCTGGACGTCGACGCGAAGAAGATCCAGGTGCTCAACGATGGCGGCATCCCGATCTACGAGCCGGGCCTGAAAGAGGTCGTCCAGCGCAACGTCAGCGCCGGCCGCCTGCAGTTCACGACCGATGTGCAACTCGCGGTCAACCACGGCACGCTGCAGTTCATCGGCGTGGGCACGCCGCCCGATGAAGACGGCTCGGCCGACCTGCAGTACGTGCTGGCCGCCGCCCGCAACATCGGCCGCTACATGACCGACTACAAGGTGGTGGTCGACAAGAGCACGGTGCCCGTGGGCACGGCCGACAAGGTGCGCGCCGTCATCGCCGAAGAGCTGGCCAAGCGCGACAAGCAGGTCGACTTCGCCGTCGTCTCCAACCCCGAGTTCCTGAAGGAAGGCGCCGCTGTCGAAGACTTCATGCGCCCCGACCGCATCGTGGTGGGCGCCGACGACGAGCGCTCCATCCTGCTGATGCGCGCCCTGTACGCGCCGTACATCCGCAGCCACGAGCGCCTGCTGGTGATGGACGTGCGCAGCGCCGAATTCACCAAGTACGCCGCCAATTCGATGCTGGCCACCCGCATCAGCTTCATGAACGAGCTGGCGCTCCTGGCCGAGAAGGTCGGTGCCGACATCGAGCTCGTGCGCAAGGGCATCGGCAGCGACCCACGCATCGGCTACCAGTTCCTCTACGCCGGCACCGGCTACGGCGGCTCCTGCTTCCCGAAGGACGTGAACGCGCTGATGCGCACGGGCAAGGAGTACGGCATCGACCTGAAGGTGCTGAACGCCGTCGACCGTGCCAACCAGCACCAGAAGACCGTGCTGGTCGAGAAGGTCGTCGCTCGCTTCGGCGCAGACCTCACCGGCCGCCGCTTCGCGATGTGGGGCCTCGCCTTCAAGCCCAACACCGACGACATGCGCGACGCGCCGAGCCGCGACGTGATCCAGGCCCTGGCCGAGCGCGGCGCCACCATCGTGGCCTACGACCCGGTGGCCGCCGAAGAGGCCCATCGCGTGCTGAGCCACGTGAAGTCGCTGCAGATCGTCGACAACGTGGCGGCCACGCTGGAAGGCGCCGATGCGCTCTTGATCCTCACCGAATGGCGGGAGTTCAAGAGCCCCGACTTCGACCAGATCAAGCGCCTGCTGAAGCAGCCCGTCATCTTCGACGGCCGCAACCTCTACGAGCCCGCCCTGATGCGCGACCTGGGCTTCGACTACCGTGGCATCGGCCGCGGCACCGCGCAGCTCAAAGCGGCCGAATGAGCCTCAGCACTTGATGCCGACGTGCAGCGCCACCACCCCGGCGCTGAGGTTGTGCACGTCCACGTGCCCAAAGCCCGCCGTCTTCATCATGGCCTTCAGCTCCTGTTGGCCCGGGTGCATGCGGATCGACTCGGCCAGGTAGCGGTAGCTGTCGGAATCCCCGGCGATCAGCTTGCCCAGCGCCGGCAGCACCTTGAACGAGTACCAGTCGTAGGGCTTCTGCAGCGGCGCAGCGACCTTCGAGAACTCGAGCACCAGCAAGCGCCCGCCCGGGCGCAGCACACGGCACATCTCGGCCAGCGCCCGGTCCTTGTGGGTCATGTTGCGCAGGCCGAAGGCCACGCTCACGAGGTCGAAGCTGCCGGTGGCAAACGGCAGCGATTCGGCGTCGCAGATCGACGTCGGCAGCGCGAGCCCCTTGTCGAGCAGGCGGTCGCGCCCCTGGCGCAGCATGGCTTCGTTGATGTCGGTGTGCACCACGGTGCCGCGCTCGCCCACTTTCTTGGCGAAGGCTTTCGCGAGATCGCCGGTGCCGCCAGCGAGGTCGAGCACCTTGTCACCCTCGCGCAGAGCTGCCACGGCCACCGTGTACGCCTTCCAGGCGCGGTGCAGGCCGAGGGACATCATGTCGTTCATCACGTCGTAGCGCGACGCCACCGAATCGAACACACCGCGCACCTTGCCGGCCTTCTCGGCCTCGTCGACGGTCTGGTAGCCGAAATGCGTGCTGCTCATGCTCGAACTCCAATCAATGGTGATGGCCGCAGCCGGGGGCGGCTGGCGCCGGCATCGCGTCGTCGCGGCTGGCGCCGGCCTGGCGCAGGCGCTCTTCGTAGTCGCGCCAGAGCTGTGCCTCTTGCGAGCCCAGGAAGTACAGGTACTCCCAGGAAAAGATGCCGGTGTTGTGACCGTCTGAAAAGGTCGGCTGCACGGCGTAGTTCCCCACCGGCTCCAGCGACACCAGTTCCACCAGTCGCTTGCCGGTCTGCAGCGTCTCCTGCCCCGGGCCGTGGCCCTTGACCTCCGCCGA
This genomic window contains:
- a CDS encoding DUF971 domain-containing protein; translation: MPAPQPTSITVHQQSRVLEVGFADGQQFRIPFELMRVYSPSAEVKGHGPGQETLQTGKRLVELVSLEPVGNYAVQPTFSDGHNTGIFSWEYLYFLGSQEAQLWRDYEERLRQAGASRDDAMPAPAAPGCGHHH
- a CDS encoding glycosyltransferase family A protein; protein product: MKAAMREKPAKYVLISPCRNEADYMRQTLDTVVAQSLRPTKWVIVDDGSTDETPEILKEYANKHEWIEIVTRADRGHRAVGPGVVDAFYSGYAAIIPDDYDFVCKLDLDLRLPPRYFEILVDRMAANPRLGTCSGKAYLEENGELISERHGDENSLGMTKFYRVSCFKDIGGFVREVGWDGIDGHKCRMKGWTAISWDEPELRFVHLRTMGASHKGIYTGRYRQGYGQYYMGTGLLFLTASVVSRLNQKPYVLGQLTILWGWIYSFLQGKPRYQDPEFRAFLRAYQRRALLVGKKRAAEECAQTPMTGKASLS
- a CDS encoding glycosyltransferase family 4 protein gives rise to the protein MPTTVPQMLYIAPGDPWDRWTNSGTTVALIEGLQRNGRLFGALSRFDTDLKELHGRSATRQLMRRLQRKLGHAHQPTDDSLATDETSPLLAPLLRKLPEGSWVMYHYAIPKIDRSLPIKRVLFQDMTVDDAVRAGGFGWGSRTKEQIDASRAEIIQANKDADAIVSFGSFVADTMHAQYGIPKSKVFALGGGPIRRWDHPVPADLARYKKRQILFCGRAWERKGGPVLIEAFRKVRRELPDATLTVVSAGAPPLNEPGVEQFGHASDEKLHELYATASLFCMPSICESWGLVYVEAAAHGLPTANWSNWALPDIVDHNVTGVLSDRHDVDGLAEAIIEALRDPKHLMDMGQNAVKRVRDVLDWPHCVDRLLAATMPDALQGREPVWMRPR
- the ubiE gene encoding bifunctional demethylmenaquinone methyltransferase/2-methoxy-6-polyprenyl-1,4-benzoquinol methylase UbiE, whose translation is MSSTHFGYQTVDEAEKAGKVRGVFDSVASRYDVMNDMMSLGLHRAWKAYTVAVAALREGDKVLDLAGGTGDLAKAFAKKVGERGTVVHTDINEAMLRQGRDRLLDKGLALPTSICDAESLPFATGSFDLVSVAFGLRNMTHKDRALAEMCRVLRPGGRLLVLEFSKVAAPLQKPYDWYSFKVLPALGKLIAGDSDSYRYLAESIRMHPGQQELKAMMKTAGFGHVDVHNLSAGVVALHVGIKC
- a CDS encoding UDP-glucose/GDP-mannose dehydrogenase family protein encodes the protein MKVTIIGTGYVGLVTGACLSEMGNHVVCLDVDAKKIQVLNDGGIPIYEPGLKEVVQRNVSAGRLQFTTDVQLAVNHGTLQFIGVGTPPDEDGSADLQYVLAAARNIGRYMTDYKVVVDKSTVPVGTADKVRAVIAEELAKRDKQVDFAVVSNPEFLKEGAAVEDFMRPDRIVVGADDERSILLMRALYAPYIRSHERLLVMDVRSAEFTKYAANSMLATRISFMNELALLAEKVGADIELVRKGIGSDPRIGYQFLYAGTGYGGSCFPKDVNALMRTGKEYGIDLKVLNAVDRANQHQKTVLVEKVVARFGADLTGRRFAMWGLAFKPNTDDMRDAPSRDVIQALAERGATIVAYDPVAAEEAHRVLSHVKSLQIVDNVAATLEGADALLILTEWREFKSPDFDQIKRLLKQPVIFDGRNLYEPALMRDLGFDYRGIGRGTAQLKAAE